One genomic window of Solanum dulcamara chromosome 10, daSolDulc1.2, whole genome shotgun sequence includes the following:
- the LOC129869819 gene encoding uncharacterized protein LOC129869819 → MISTLCWNARSIDTQGALDRLQRLKDYHKLSMIAVLEPFSNKSQLHFYRIQLGIDNAMSNSNNKIWLFWNKDCVCNLVDQDEQQLTCKISHAAWPKQYLITFVYAKCKDYMRRELWDKMLQFSDREEPWCTIGDFNRDADARIWKRLDRAMVNDAWLEVMPVSTLNHLASIGSDHCPLLLECTERQSHVIKYFKFLHCWVDNKNFLDTVRSCWKRPVDGNPMRIFHQKLKRVSNTLSHWSRNQYGDIFASVKQFEEQGDDNIASAACAHFERIFTAEEKQINEDVIKCILKIVTDQQNELLHSIPTKEELKEVVFSMSLTLAAGPDGMSGKFFQSCWDIISDDLLKLVQHFFNGHCIPRYISHACLVLLPKTEHPNNLSEYSPISLNNFTSKIISKLLCLRLAPILPQLISDNQSGFVKGRSISENIMPAQEIIHNIKRPNIGTM, encoded by the exons ATGATTAGTACACTttgttggaatgcaaggagtattgatactcaaggtgccttagACAGACTTCAAAGGTTGAAAGACTACCACAAGCTCTCTATGATTGCAGTGCTGGAACCTTTCTCCAACAAATCACAACTCCACTTCTACAGAATTCAGTTGGGAATAGATAATGCCATGTCCAACTCCAACAACAAAATATGGCTATTTTGGAACAAAGACTGTGTGTGCAATCTTGTGGATCAGGATGAACAGCAGCTTACCTGTAAGATCAGCCATGCAGCTTGGCCTAAACAATATctcattacctttgtatatgccaAATGCAAAGACTACATGAGAAGAGAACTATGGGACAAGATGCTTCAATTCTCTGATAGggaagaaccttggtgcaccattggagacttcaat AGAGATGCAGATGCCAGAatatggaagagacttgacagggccatggtcaATGATGCTTGGTTGGAGGTCATGCCAGTGAGCACTCTTAATCACCTGGCCTCTATAGGTTCTGATCACTGTCCTCTCCTGTTGGAATGTACTGAAAGACAAAGTCATgttatcaaatatttcaagttcctACACTGTTGGGTTGATAATAAAAACTTCCTTGATACTGTAAGATCTTGCTGGAAAAGACCTGTGGATGGAAATCCAATGAGGATCTTCcatcaaaaactgaaaagagtCTCTAATACCCTTAGCCACTGGTCTAGAAATCAATATGGTGATATATTTGCTTCAGTCAAACAATTTGAGGAACAG GGTGATGACAATATTGCAAGTGCAGCTTGTGCACACTTTGAGAGAATCTTTACTGCTGAGGAGAAacaaatcaatgaagatgtgatTAAATGCATCCTAAAGATAGTTACTGATCAGCAGAATGAACTACTACATTCCATACCTACAAAGGAGGAGCTAAAGGAGGTAGTATTTTCTATGAGTCTTACTTTAGCTGCAGGGCCAGATGGCATGAGTGGCAAGTTCTTTCAatcatgctgggatatcattagTGATGATCTGCTGAAGCTAGTGCAACACTTCTTCAATGGTCACTGTATTCCCAGGTACATATCTCATGCATGTTTGGTTCTACTTCCTAAAACTGAACACCCCAACAACCTGTCAGAGTACAGTCCCATCTCCCTCAACAATTTCACTAGCAAGATCATATCCAAACTACTttgtctcagacttgctcccATTCTACCTCAGCTCATTTCAGACAATCAGtcaggatttgttaaaggtaggagtataTCAGAAAATATAATGCCGGCACAGGAAATTATTCACAACATTAAGAGACCCAATATAGGGACAATGTAG